The DNA segment CAGTGGCTGACCGACCGCCCCGACGAGGTGCGCGCCGACCTCGTGACGCTGCTGTCGCTGTTCGAGGAGCGAAAGCTGCACGCACTGCCGTTCAGGGTGTTTCCTCCAGCCGAGATCGAGACGGCGTTTCGCCACCTCGCCGCCGCGAAACACGTCGGCAAGATCGTCGTGGCGATGGACGAACATGAAGTGCCTGTACGCCAACGGAAAATCCCGCACATGTCCGGGACGTGGCTGGTCACCGGCGGCCTCGGCGGCGCGGGCCTCGCGATGGCGGAACGGCTCGCCGCATCGGGAGTCCGCGACCTGGTGCTGGTCAGCCGGGCCGGACACCCCGGCGAAGCCGCTCAGGCCGCGATCGACAAGTTGCGCGCGAACGGGGTTGGCGTCGACGTCGCCGCCGTGGACGTCACCTCACGGGATCAGCTCTCGCGCCTGCTCGACCGCATCGGAAGGGAACTTCCCCCGCTGCGGGGCGTGATGCATTGCGCGATGGTGCTCGACGATGCCCTGCTCACGGATCTCGACGGCGAACGAATCGCGAAGGTGCTGGCTCCCAAGGCCCTCGGAGCGTGGCACCTGCACGAACTCACCTCCCACCTGCCGCTGGAGGCGTTCGTGCTGTTCTCCTCTGCGGCCTCGATGGTCGGCAACGTCGGCCAAGCGAGCTACGCGGCGGCGAACGCGATGCTCGACCAGCTCGCCGAGGCGCGCGTGGCCGCGGGGTTGCCCGCGCTCGCGGTCAACTGGGGCGCGCTCTCCGACGCCGGCTACGTCGCGCGGCACACGCGGATCGCGAAACAGGTGGAGGCCGTTGGAATGCGCGGCTTCCCCGTCGACTCCGCGTTCCACGCGCTGACCCGGCTGCTCGGCGACCACTGGCCACGCGTCGGCGTGCTCCCGATGAACTGGGACCGCTTCGTCGGCGAGCACGACGCGGGCCGCGCCCGCTACGAGCATCTGCTCGACGGCGGGCAAGGTGACCTCGTGGACGCCTCGCAAGATCCACTGCGGAACCGGCTGCGCTCCGGCGACGCCGCGCGGGGCGAGGTGCTGCGCGAGGCGCTCACCAACCGGATCGCGACGGTGCTGGGAATGCCGCCGGCCGAACTGGACGAGCAGCTGCCCCTGATGGACTACCTGGATTCGCTGCTGGCCGTGGAGATCAGCTCGTGGATCGAGCGGGAGCTGGGCACGAAGGTGACCATCATGGAACTGATGAAAGGCCCGAGCATCGTCCAGCTCGCCGACCGGCTGCTCGACGGGATACCGGAGAGGGAGGCGACGTAGGTGGGCGCCGAGGAGTTCGCGGTCCGCTTGCCACGCGGCGGGATGACGTTGCGTGGCAAGCGGACCGGCGACCCCGAAGGCGCACCCGTGTTGTGCCTGCACGGCTGGCTGGACAATTGCGCGAGCTTCGACGCGCTCGCCGACCGGTTGCCCGAAACGGATCTGCTCGCGATCGACCTGCCGGGGCACGGCTTCTCCGACCCGATCACCTCGGCGACCTGCCAGTACGCCGACTACGTGGCCGCCGTGCTCGAACTGGCTCACACCCTTGGCTGGCAACGGTTCCGGCTGATCGGCCACTCACTCGGCGGCGCGCTCGCCTCGCTGATCGCCGGAACTCACCCCGGCGCGGTGGAGCGGCTCGTGCTCATCGACGCGATCGGGCCATTGCCGGCTCGGCCGGAAGACAGTGTCGCCGCGCTGGCCGGATACCTCACCGAATACCTGAAAGGTCACCGGTCCCCCGTCTACCGCACCCGCGCCCAGGCGGTGAAGGCCAGGGTGAAGCTGGCCGACATCCTGCTCAGTACCGCCGAGGTGCTGGTGGAGCGCGACCTGCGCGAGGTCGAAGGCGGCTACACGTGGCGGCACGATCCCCGGCTCAAGAAGTCGTTGCCACGCGGTTTCACCGAGGAGCAGGTGCTGGCGTTCCTATCCGCGATCACCGCGCCCTCTCTGCTGGTGCGCGCGGAGCGGACGGCGTTGCGGGAGGATTTCTATCCGCGCCGGTTCGAGACCGTGCCCGGCCTGCGCGTGGTGACCCTGCCGGGAGGGCACCACCTGCACGTCGAGAATCCGGACCAGGTCGCCGGGGTGATCCGCGACTTCCTCGGGTTCAGTCCCGGATGGTGAGCGCCGCCGTGAGTACCCTGCCCCGCTCACCGTCCTTGACCGAGGTGGCGAGCAGCAGTTGACCTGTCGTCCGCCACACCTCGGTGTGCAGCGTCTGACCAGGAAACACGACCCCGTCGAACCGGGCCGTGTAGTCGGCGATCCGGTCGAGATCGCCGTGCAGCACGGCGTCGGCGACCGATTTGGCGACCATTCCGTAGGTGCACGCACCCTGCAAGATCGGCCTTTCGAATCCGGCGGCGGCCGCGACCTCGGGATCGACGTGCATCGGATTTCGCTCCCCGCACAATCGGTACAGCAGGGCCTGCTGCGGCAATGTCGGGGTTTCCAGCACGAGATCCGGGGCACGAACGGGCAGGTCCGGTAGCGGCTGCGTACGGTCGCGGTCGCCGACACCGCCGGCGCCGCGGACATGGATTCCCGAGAACGCGGTCACCAGCGGAGCCCCGTCGGACAAGGTGACGTCGGTGCGCTGCAGCAGGACAGCCGCCCTGCCGGTGTCCTCGACACCGGTCACCTCGGTGCGGACGGTCGCCGTGCCGTGCACCGGCACCGGGCGGTGCGGCACGATGCGCTGCCAGGCGTGCAGCAGGTCGCGCAGGTTCAGCTCAAGACCGGGGAACCGGATTTCGGGAGGCGAGGAACGATAGTGCTGGGGTGCCGCGACCCCGAAAATCGAGGGCATCGTCATGACGAACGTCGGCAGCACCCTCAACCGGGGTTCGTAGACGTAACGCAATTCGTTGTCATCGATCGGATCCGCACCAGCGCCGAGGGCGAGGTGATAGGACACGACGTCGTGCTCTCCCCAGGAAAACTCGCACTCCGGCAAGCCGAGCCCCGTGGCGAGGGTGGTGTCGATGAGCATGGTCTCCCCTTGTCGTTCCGGCACGTACTCGCGCCACAGGCGACACAACGGACCTTACCGAAGCCGTTTACCGTCACCCGGTCGACAGGCACATCACAATGCGTTGCCGCAGCCTGTGTCCACCCGCAACACCGCCGCACGACAGTAGTCAGACAGATCACTCACCAGATATCCGACGCTCGATGTCGGCGGTGTCAAGCCTCCCGGCCCCCACCGTCAGCCTCGCGGCCGTGATGGTTCCGTTGAAAGGGAAAGGTGGCCGATACTCTTCACACACCGGAAGGCCAAAGTCGCGCGCCAGAAGAAGGCGTCCCCCCAGCCCGCCTGCGATACTCGCGGCCGGGTCCACCGCCACCTTCCGCTGCGCAACAGCGACACCGTCGATACTGAGCTTCGTCATCGCGGTCCCGCCATGTGCCCGGTATTCCATCCGCAACGCGTGTGGTCCCGAGAGATCTACTGCCTCAGTACGCACTAACTGTTCAGCTCGGCCGTCGTTCACAGCGAGCACGAGGCTTCCGAATCGGAAATAAAGAGCCCAGCCGCCATGCCAATCACCGTGAGCACAGAGGACACCGGTTGGCATCTCGCCCTGCCCGCAATCTACCTCCACGGACAACGTGAACTCGCCGTCCAGCGACAAGTCGGGCGCCGCGTAGAGGACGTCGGGCAACAACTCGGCACTGTGACCCGACCAGCACGCTCGAATGGACTCGGATAACGGCCGATCCAACCCGTCCATCAGCGGAAGCACATTCCTGCCCTGGGTTTCCAGAGTCCAGCGATCCACCATTTTCCGCAGCAGATCAGGCTCCCTAGCCGACAGGTCAAAGGTTTCAGCGAAATCCTCTTCAAGGTTGAAAAGAAGCCACGAGTCTTCGGAAAAGTTACGGCTTCCCTCGATCAACTTACGCTCGGCAGCCAAACTACTGTCCACATGATCGGTCGTGGCCTTCCATCCCTGCCAATATATCGACCGAGAACCCATAACCTCGAAATACTGGGCATCCCTCGACGTCGGCGCGCTCGCGTCGTTGAGAGCGGAGCCAAAACTTCGACCTTCAATCGGTAACTGGTCAACATTATCCACATCTTTCGGCGGCGAGACTCTTGCGAGCTCCAGAAGCGTCGGCATGATGTCGATCGCATGACAGAATTGACTCCGCACGCCCCCGCTCTTACTTGCATCGATTCCATCCGCCCAATGAATTATCAGCGGCGTGCGGGTACCACCAAGCCAGGCATACCGCTTCCACAGTTTGAACGGTGTATTACCCGCCCAAGCCCAACCCCAGGCATAATGGTTATTAGCCCTAATTCCACCCAATTCGTCAACGCGACTGGACATGACGTCGAAATCCGATCCGCGCCCGGAACCCGAGAGGTCGCCCCACGAAGGCTTATTGAAGTGACCGAGTGGCCCGCCACCGGAACACGCGCCATTGTCGGACAGAATCAAGAAGACAGTATTGTCAAATTTATCGACACGGCGGAGAAAGTCCAGAATTTTGCCGATCTGCTGATCCGTATGAGTCAAGAAGCCGCCGAAGACCTCCATCTGGCGCGCGAATACATGTTTCACACCAGGCGACAAGTCTCGCCACGACGAAACCCAAGGCGGGCGACGATGAAGGCGGGTTCCATCCGGCACCACACCGAGTTCCAGTTGTCGGTGAAAGAGGTTATTTCGCCACTCCTCCCAGCCCGCGTCGAAATTTCCTCGGTATTCCAATGACCACTTGGTATCGACCTGATGTGGCCAATGGACGGCACCAGTAGCCAGATAAAGAAAGAAAGGAGACTGATTCTTAGATTCGACATGTCTGCCCAGCATTCGAATGGTCTCGGCGGCGAGATCCTCAGTCAAATGATAACCCTCATCAGGATTACTGTCCGGCTCTACAAAATCGGTACCACGCACGAGATCCGGCGCCCAATGATTTGTCCCACCACCGAGGAAACCATAGAATTCATCGAATCCCATCCCCAGGGGCCATCTGTCGAATGGGCCGTTCTGCCCCTCTTCCGAGCCCGGTGTCATATGCCACTTTCCCACCGCATACGAGGAGTACCCGCCCTCAACGAGAAGTCGCGGAAGAGTAGCCGCAGACAACGGAATACGGCCGGTATAGCCCGGCAAATCCATCGGAACTTCCGGAAGAAACCCCATCCCCACACTATGATGATTTCGACCAGTGAGGAGACATGCCCGCGTCGGAGCACAGAGCGCGGTCACATGAAACCTGTTGAAACGAGTTCCTCCATAGGCCAGGGAATCCATGTTTGGCGTACATAAATCCGACCCGAAGCAACCTAATTGACCGAAGCCAAGGTCGTCGAGCACAACCATGACGATGTTCGGGCGCCCTCGCGAGATACCCCCCTCTACCGGTCCTGCCATCCACGCCCCTTCGTCACCGTCAGCACCCCGACCGAAGCAACCGAAGTCATCGACGGCGCCTCACATGCCTCAAGCAGGCTAGCATACACGAAACATCTATTTCATCTAGCAAGATAAGGCACAGCGGCCGGGAAGGGATCGTCCAGGAGCGCTCTCGCCAGTCGCCACACGAGCGCACCGGCCGCACCCGAGGAACGGCGGCTGGATGGCAGTACACACGGTCGCAGCGATCAAACGTTTACGCCGGGATAGCGTTCATAGTAATAAGAGAAGCGTTCTCGTAAATCGACCGGTGCGATATTGAAGTCCCTGGCCAGATCGTAAACGATCTGGCCATCTTTTTTCCGAGGATGCCCAGAGAGGTAACTATTCATTCGTTCAAGTTGGGTCAAATGGATCTCCAAGTCAGCTGATTCATACACTTTGCGCACGACGTCAAGTTTATGAATCATGAAATCTTGAAAATCAACTTCCACGAGCTGGCGCTCCGGCACGAACCGAGCACCGTTCATGCCACCACGCAGAAGGCGATCGATGCGATCCATCCAGTATTCTCCCAGCACCTCCAGATCGACAGCGCGATACTCAAGACGAGACAAATAAGCCGCGAGCGTCGCAACTGAGCTCACAATTGCCAGCGGGTCGCGGTATGTGACAACCACCGTCGCATCTGGAAATACTTTCATTAAAACATCCAGATGTTCGGCATGGTGAGGGGCCTTCAATACCCAGCGACGTGGCCCGCGCTGCCATTGCAGAGCCTTCAACATGTCTCTCATGAAGATGTAATGAGGGAGCTGATCCGCATGACTCATCGAGACGTCCGGCCAAGGCCGGACGATCGCGAGCGTTTCCCACCGCAGCAGGCCAAAATCAGGTCCGAAGAGTTCGACATCCTCGTGAACATGATCGGGCTCCACTGGCCGCATCGCTCGTAACATAGGAAGCATCTCATGCAGTTCATGCCAGGCCCTCGCGCCAGTTTCCCGGCGGATACGCATGTCCTCATCGACCTGGAGGTTCGATGCACGAATCGGTTCGTAGCTCTCCCAGAGGGGAAGAGAACGCAACCTCGAGTCGGCCGCGAGCAAGTTGACGAGGTGCGTAGTTCCGGACCGAAAAGGTCCGACTATGACTATCGGAGCTTCTATCGTTTCGTCAAGAATTTGCGGGTTTCGACTGATCAAATCCGTAAATCGGAGCCGCGTGGAAACAAAACGTACACAAAGCTGTCGGATCATCGCGCGCCCGAGTTCCGTACGATCATCTTCGGCGTCCGCAATTTCAAGCCACGCTCGCAAACGTCCTTGAAATTGTTGTTCTCCCACATTCTCCAGACGTGTCACTCTGGATGCATCTCGCAGAACCGATTCGCTTGTCATAGACACCGGGTTATCTTCGAAAAACTCCATTTTGCGCGACTGAGCTAAAGTGGGATCCGGAAGCGCCAGATCGGAGATTCTGCCACTTGCGAATTGAGACAACGCAATCACCTCTGTTGGGTCAACATGATCAACGACTCTGAACCGAGGAATTGGTAGTATCACAGCGAGGAGCGCCCAAGCAGGTGGCACGTTACACTGCCAATACTGCTGGAAACGGGAGATCGCACTGGTAGGTGGCCCATGGTGCTCAGCAGCCGTCCGCGAAATGCTCGTCGTCGTTCCCGGTGACATCGACACGTCAATGAATAAGGCAGCCGCATAGCAGAATTTGGTCATTTCAAGTTCAACCGACCTTGCCTACCATGCACCGATCAGTGGATCCGGCTCCGCCCAGCCGTCCCCTCCAGCGGTTGCTGGGTATCGTCGGACTCGTGCCCGACGACGCCCAGCCACCCGCTCTCGACCGGCCCAGCGCCGGCCGGATCTACGACTATCTGCTCGGCGGAACCAACAACTACGCCATCGACAGGGAGTTCGCCGACAAGCAGCTCGCGGTCGCTCCTGGCATCCGCGAGTCGGCCCGCGCGAACCGCGCCTTCCTCGGCAGGGCCGTTCGTTACGCGATCGACCTCGGCATCCGGCAGTTCATCGACATTGGCAGTGGCCTTCCGACGCAGGGCAACGTGCACGAGATCGCGGACGAGGCGGCGCCGGGCGAGGCCAAGGTCGTCTACCTCGACAACGAACCCGTCGCGCTGGCACACGCACAGATCCTGCTGGAGGACACCGCCGACCCCGAGAGGCACCGCGCGATCGCCGCCGACTACTTCGACGGCCCCGAATTGTGGCGCAAGGTGATGGACGAAGGCATCATCGATCAGCGTCAGCCGATCTGCTTGCTCGCGGTAGCGCTGCTGCACTTCATGCCGCCCGAACAGCAGCCCGAACGACCGCTGGCCTACTACCGCAGCCGTCTTGTGCCCGGTAGCGCGCTCGTGATCTCGCACGGCAGCCTCGACTCGGCTGGTCGGGAACGGCAGGACTCGTTCAAGAAGGTGGCCGACAACTACGCGAAGCAAGCGACCCACAGGGGCGCGTTGCGCGACCGCGGTGAGATCGCCGAACTGTTCGGCGATTTCGAGATCGTCGAGCCCGGGGTCGTGTGGGTCGACGAGTGGCGTCCCAGCTCACCGGTTCAGGGCGACCCTTCGCTGACCGGGATACTCGGCGCGGTAGGCCGTCACTGATACTCAACGCTGGGTGAGTGACTGAGGGTAGTCGGTGATGATGCCGTCAACACCGAGCTCCAGCATCTCGCGCATGCTGCCCGGTTCGTCGACGGTCCACACGTTGACTCCCATTCCCAGCTCGTGAATGCGTTCGACGAGGTCCGCGTCGGTCACCGTGTATCGCGGGTTCACGTCGTCGGCCCATTCGCTGAGCTCGGTCAGCTCGGCGTCGGTCGGCCGCTCCGCGTCGAGCACACCGATCGACACCTCGGGCAGCAGCTCGTGGAATCGCTTCGCGTCCTCCACCTCGAAGGACTGGACCCCCAGACCACCGCTGGCGAGCGCCTGACGAAGGTAGCCCGGCGCCGCCCTGAGTTCGGCGGCCAGATCGTCGGGAAGGCCCGTGTAGTGATCGCACGGACTGATCTCCGCCAGCAGCCCGATCTTGCCGCGCACCTGATTGATCACCTGCTCGACCGAGGGAATCGGCTCACCGGCGTACGTGTCGTGGAACCATGAGCCCGCGTCGAGCGCCCGCAGCTCCCGCCAGGTGAAATCGGAGACCCGGTAGGAAGGGCGGCCCGGATAACGCTGTTCGACGTCGGTGGTCCGCTCCAGCGTGCAGTCGTGAAAGTTCACCAGCTTGCCGTCCCTGGTGCGCTGAACGTCGATCTCGACGAAGTCGGCGCCCTGCTCGATGGCCTTGCCGATCGCGGCCTCGGTGTTCTCCGGTGCGACTCCGGAAGAGCCGCGATGGGCGATGACATCTGCCCCTTGAGTCTCGTGCGCGACAGCGGGCAACCCCGCCACCGCCATCATCGGCACGCACAGCACCGCGGCGAAAACCGTCCTGCGGAAAGTGGGCAGTCGCATGAGAACCTTTCCATTTTCGCCAGGCTTCACACCCGGCCTGATTTTTCGAGCCGTCGCCATCCTGTCCTGTCCCGGTGACCTCTGAACGAACACGAGCCAAACCCGGGCTTTCCACGACGAGACGGAGCACGCACCAACCCACCACAGTGGATGGTCCGGCTTGCCTTCGCTTGTTGATCGCCTCCGCATCAGCTGTGAGAA comes from the Prauserella marina genome and includes:
- a CDS encoding alpha/beta fold hydrolase; protein product: MGAEEFAVRLPRGGMTLRGKRTGDPEGAPVLCLHGWLDNCASFDALADRLPETDLLAIDLPGHGFSDPITSATCQYADYVAAVLELAHTLGWQRFRLIGHSLGGALASLIAGTHPGAVERLVLIDAIGPLPARPEDSVAALAGYLTEYLKGHRSPVYRTRAQAVKARVKLADILLSTAEVLVERDLREVEGGYTWRHDPRLKKSLPRGFTEEQVLAFLSAITAPSLLVRAERTALREDFYPRRFETVPGLRVVTLPGGHHLHVENPDQVAGVIRDFLGFSPGW
- a CDS encoding MaoC/PaaZ C-terminal domain-containing protein; protein product: MLIDTTLATGLGLPECEFSWGEHDVVSYHLALGAGADPIDDNELRYVYEPRLRVLPTFVMTMPSIFGVAAPQHYRSSPPEIRFPGLELNLRDLLHAWQRIVPHRPVPVHGTATVRTEVTGVEDTGRAAVLLQRTDVTLSDGAPLVTAFSGIHVRGAGGVGDRDRTQPLPDLPVRAPDLVLETPTLPQQALLYRLCGERNPMHVDPEVAAAAGFERPILQGACTYGMVAKSVADAVLHGDLDRIADYTARFDGVVFPGQTLHTEVWRTTGQLLLATSVKDGERGRVLTAALTIRD
- a CDS encoding arylsulfatase, which gives rise to MAGPVEGGISRGRPNIVMVVLDDLGFGQLGCFGSDLCTPNMDSLAYGGTRFNRFHVTALCAPTRACLLTGRNHHSVGMGFLPEVPMDLPGYTGRIPLSAATLPRLLVEGGYSSYAVGKWHMTPGSEEGQNGPFDRWPLGMGFDEFYGFLGGGTNHWAPDLVRGTDFVEPDSNPDEGYHLTEDLAAETIRMLGRHVESKNQSPFFLYLATGAVHWPHQVDTKWSLEYRGNFDAGWEEWRNNLFHRQLELGVVPDGTRLHRRPPWVSSWRDLSPGVKHVFARQMEVFGGFLTHTDQQIGKILDFLRRVDKFDNTVFLILSDNGACSGGGPLGHFNKPSWGDLSGSGRGSDFDVMSSRVDELGGIRANNHYAWGWAWAGNTPFKLWKRYAWLGGTRTPLIIHWADGIDASKSGGVRSQFCHAIDIMPTLLELARVSPPKDVDNVDQLPIEGRSFGSALNDASAPTSRDAQYFEVMGSRSIYWQGWKATTDHVDSSLAAERKLIEGSRNFSEDSWLLFNLEEDFAETFDLSAREPDLLRKMVDRWTLETQGRNVLPLMDGLDRPLSESIRACWSGHSAELLPDVLYAAPDLSLDGEFTLSVEVDCGQGEMPTGVLCAHGDWHGGWALYFRFGSLVLAVNDGRAEQLVRTEAVDLSGPHALRMEYRAHGGTAMTKLSIDGVAVAQRKVAVDPAASIAGGLGGRLLLARDFGLPVCEEYRPPFPFNGTITAARLTVGAGRLDTADIERRISGE
- a CDS encoding sulfotransferase family protein yields the protein MSQFASGRISDLALPDPTLAQSRKMEFFEDNPVSMTSESVLRDASRVTRLENVGEQQFQGRLRAWLEIADAEDDRTELGRAMIRQLCVRFVSTRLRFTDLISRNPQILDETIEAPIVIVGPFRSGTTHLVNLLAADSRLRSLPLWESYEPIRASNLQVDEDMRIRRETGARAWHELHEMLPMLRAMRPVEPDHVHEDVELFGPDFGLLRWETLAIVRPWPDVSMSHADQLPHYIFMRDMLKALQWQRGPRRWVLKAPHHAEHLDVLMKVFPDATVVVTYRDPLAIVSSVATLAAYLSRLEYRAVDLEVLGEYWMDRIDRLLRGGMNGARFVPERQLVEVDFQDFMIHKLDVVRKVYESADLEIHLTQLERMNSYLSGHPRKKDGQIVYDLARDFNIAPVDLRERFSYYYERYPGVNV
- a CDS encoding SAM-dependent methyltransferase codes for the protein MHRSVDPAPPSRPLQRLLGIVGLVPDDAQPPALDRPSAGRIYDYLLGGTNNYAIDREFADKQLAVAPGIRESARANRAFLGRAVRYAIDLGIRQFIDIGSGLPTQGNVHEIADEAAPGEAKVVYLDNEPVALAHAQILLEDTADPERHRAIAADYFDGPELWRKVMDEGIIDQRQPICLLAVALLHFMPPEQQPERPLAYYRSRLVPGSALVISHGSLDSAGRERQDSFKKVADNYAKQATHRGALRDRGEIAELFGDFEIVEPGVVWVDEWRPSSPVQGDPSLTGILGAVGRH
- a CDS encoding glycerophosphodiester phosphodiesterase, which gives rise to MRLPTFRRTVFAAVLCVPMMAVAGLPAVAHETQGADVIAHRGSSGVAPENTEAAIGKAIEQGADFVEIDVQRTRDGKLVNFHDCTLERTTDVEQRYPGRPSYRVSDFTWRELRALDAGSWFHDTYAGEPIPSVEQVINQVRGKIGLLAEISPCDHYTGLPDDLAAELRAAPGYLRQALASGGLGVQSFEVEDAKRFHELLPEVSIGVLDAERPTDAELTELSEWADDVNPRYTVTDADLVERIHELGMGVNVWTVDEPGSMREMLELGVDGIITDYPQSLTQR